A genomic window from Aquitalea aquatilis includes:
- the yidC gene encoding membrane protein insertase YidC, producing MDSKRLIIFIVLSMGILLLWQEYFAPKPAPQQVAQTQTASQPDAQASHTASAQPADAAKLTAGQRIRVSTDVIKAEIDTVGGDLRQLDLLKHDSATDAKKPFELLTDKNGRVYVAQTGLVAASNPALPTHKTVYSAEQSSYTLSGDSLQVKLTAPVANGVQVVKTYTFKKGSYDIGVRFDIHNGGSTPLAPTAYYRLLRDGQAPEGEGRFAHTFTGPAVYTADNKFQKVSFEDLAKGKGDYAKNATDGWVGMLQHYFMTAWILKPVDAASVCKDEKSCHFELKDSNGLYSAAATVDLKTINPGQTASIAVPLYAGPEDYSVLTRVADGLEYSKDYGWVHIFASPLFWLLTKLHGLVQNWGWAIVLLTLTVKAIFYPLTAASYRSMAKMKALAPRLERMKEQYGDDRMKFQQAVMEMYKSEKVNPLGGCLPMLIQIPVFIGLYWALLASVELRQAPWILWYTDLARPDPFYVLPVIMAATMFLQTFLNPPPTDPMQAKMMKIMPVAFSAMFFFFPAGLVLYYAVNNILSIAQQWYINKSIENSKKVALQS from the coding sequence ATGGATTCCAAGCGACTCATAATCTTCATCGTCCTGTCCATGGGCATCCTCCTGCTGTGGCAGGAGTACTTTGCGCCCAAGCCTGCTCCGCAGCAGGTGGCACAGACCCAAACGGCTTCGCAGCCGGACGCACAGGCCAGCCATACCGCCAGCGCCCAGCCTGCTGATGCAGCCAAGCTTACCGCCGGTCAGCGCATTCGCGTCAGCACCGATGTGATCAAGGCCGAAATCGATACCGTAGGCGGCGACCTGCGTCAGCTCGACCTGCTGAAGCACGATTCCGCCACGGATGCCAAAAAGCCGTTCGAGCTGCTCACCGACAAGAATGGTCGCGTGTATGTAGCCCAGACCGGCCTGGTGGCAGCCAGCAATCCGGCACTGCCCACCCACAAAACCGTCTATAGCGCCGAGCAGTCCAGCTACACCCTGAGCGGCGACAGCCTGCAGGTGAAACTGACCGCCCCGGTGGCGAATGGCGTGCAGGTGGTGAAAACCTACACCTTCAAGAAGGGCAGTTACGATATCGGGGTTCGCTTCGACATCCACAACGGCGGCAGCACGCCGCTGGCCCCGACCGCCTATTACCGTCTGTTGCGTGACGGCCAGGCACCGGAAGGCGAAGGCCGCTTTGCCCACACCTTTACCGGCCCGGCTGTTTACACTGCCGACAACAAGTTCCAGAAGGTTTCCTTCGAAGACCTGGCCAAGGGCAAGGGCGACTACGCCAAGAACGCCACCGACGGCTGGGTGGGCATGCTGCAGCATTACTTCATGACCGCCTGGATCCTGAAGCCGGTGGATGCTGCCAGCGTGTGCAAGGATGAAAAATCCTGCCACTTCGAGCTGAAGGACAGCAACGGCCTGTACTCGGCTGCGGCCACCGTGGACCTGAAAACCATCAACCCCGGCCAGACCGCCTCCATCGCCGTGCCGCTGTATGCCGGCCCGGAAGACTACAGCGTGCTGACCCGTGTTGCTGATGGCCTGGAATATTCCAAGGACTATGGCTGGGTGCACATCTTTGCTTCGCCGCTGTTCTGGCTGCTGACCAAGCTGCACGGTCTGGTACAGAACTGGGGCTGGGCGATTGTGCTGCTGACCCTCACCGTCAAGGCCATCTTCTACCCGCTGACTGCTGCATCCTACCGCTCCATGGCCAAGATGAAGGCCCTGGCACCGCGTCTGGAGCGCATGAAGGAACAATACGGCGACGACCGCATGAAGTTCCAGCAGGCTGTGATGGAGATGTACAAGAGCGAGAAGGTGAATCCGCTGGGTGGCTGTCTGCCCATGCTGATCCAGATCCCGGTGTTCATCGGCCTGTACTGGGCGCTGCTGGCTTCGGTCGAGCTGCGTCAGGCTCCGTGGATCCTGTGGTACACCGACCTGGCCCGTCCGGACCCGTTCTATGTACTGCCGGTGATCATGGCCGCTACCATGTTCCTGCAAACCTTCCTGAACCCGCCGCCGACTGATCCGATGCAGGCCAAGATGATGAAAATCATGCCGGTTGCCTTCTCGGCCATGTTCTTCTTCTTCCCGGCTGGTCTGGTGCTGTACTACGCAGTCAACAACATCCTGTCGATTGCCCAGCAGTGGTACATCAACAAGAGCATTGAAAACAGCAAGAAAGTCGCGCTGCAGTCCTGA
- the rnpA gene encoding ribonuclease P protein component, translating into MTYRFRRVHRLLKTDEFSSVFSLRQARSTALFQVYARPNELGHARVGLVVGKKVHKRAVRRNYIKRTVREWFRLNQAALPAQDYIVRAKQAFSRADRAEAVIALSTLFAKLARCRASSSS; encoded by the coding sequence ATGACTTATCGCTTTCGCCGTGTGCACCGGCTATTAAAAACGGATGAATTTTCATCCGTTTTTAGTTTGCGGCAAGCGCGCAGCACAGCTTTGTTTCAGGTGTACGCCCGCCCCAATGAATTGGGCCATGCCCGTGTCGGCCTTGTTGTCGGCAAAAAGGTTCACAAGCGGGCAGTACGCCGAAACTACATCAAGCGTACGGTACGCGAGTGGTTTCGCCTGAACCAGGCGGCTTTGCCGGCGCAGGACTACATCGTCCGAGCCAAACAGGCCTTTTCCCGCGCTGACAGAGCAGAAGCTGTCATCGCCTTGTCTACACTCTTTGCTAAACTGGCACGATGTCGCGCCTCCTCATCCTCCTGA
- a CDS encoding sterol desaturase family protein, with protein sequence MEQITVYAFPVFLLLMLGELGYGLAIGRNTYRLSDALASLSQGLLSQLVASVSTLFQIGLYALTWRHLALFPRAALWNSVWGWLLAIVMFDFCDYWLHRVGHESAVFWAAHAVHHQSQDFNLSTALRQESTVAFLGWPFYLPMALAGVAPAQFALAGLIVLLYQFWIHTEHIGKLGWFDRVFSSPSNHRVHHAVNDPYLDKNYGGMLIIWDRLFGTFAEEDEAPVYGTRSPLNSWNPLWAVASGYVPLWRLACQAPRWQDKFKVWFKPPGWLPAGVADNSPAFDLQRARQRFDLPLTRTSMALALLQFVLLTAAGAAYLWQVDGLDNLQRWAFALLLVAGLTGLGSLLQGRLAVVGLLLLDALLMLAAWLL encoded by the coding sequence ATGGAACAAATCACCGTATACGCCTTCCCGGTTTTCCTGCTGCTGATGCTGGGGGAACTGGGCTATGGCCTGGCCATTGGCCGCAACACCTATCGCCTGAGTGACGCGCTGGCCAGCCTGAGCCAGGGTTTGCTCAGCCAGCTGGTGGCCAGTGTCAGTACCTTGTTCCAGATCGGCCTGTATGCGCTGACATGGCGGCACCTGGCGTTGTTTCCCCGTGCTGCGCTATGGAATAGCGTGTGGGGCTGGCTGCTGGCCATCGTGATGTTCGATTTCTGCGATTACTGGCTGCACCGGGTGGGGCATGAGAGCGCGGTGTTCTGGGCGGCGCATGCCGTGCATCACCAGAGCCAGGATTTCAATCTGTCCACCGCACTGCGCCAGGAAAGCACCGTGGCCTTTCTCGGCTGGCCGTTTTATTTGCCCATGGCGCTGGCCGGTGTCGCTCCGGCCCAATTTGCGCTGGCCGGGCTGATCGTCTTGCTCTACCAGTTCTGGATTCATACCGAGCATATCGGCAAGCTGGGCTGGTTCGACCGGGTGTTTTCTTCCCCGTCCAATCACCGGGTGCATCATGCGGTGAATGACCCGTACCTGGACAAGAACTACGGCGGCATGTTGATCATCTGGGACCGGCTGTTCGGCACCTTTGCCGAGGAGGACGAAGCCCCGGTATACGGCACCCGCAGCCCGCTCAACAGCTGGAATCCCTTGTGGGCGGTGGCATCGGGCTATGTGCCGCTGTGGCGGCTGGCTTGCCAGGCCCCGCGCTGGCAGGACAAGTTCAAGGTATGGTTCAAGCCGCCGGGCTGGCTGCCGGCCGGCGTGGCGGATAACAGCCCGGCCTTTGATCTGCAGCGCGCCCGCCAGCGCTTTGATCTGCCGCTGACCCGCACCAGTATGGCGCTGGCCCTGCTGCAGTTTGTCCTGCTGACGGCCGCCGGTGCGGCTTATCTGTGGCAAGTGGATGGCCTGGACAACCTACAGCGGTGGGCATTTGCCTTGTTGCTGGTGGCCGGCCTCACCGGGCTGGGCAGCCTGCTGCAGGGACGTCTGGCTGTGGTCGGTCTGCTGCTGCTGGATGCCCTGCTCATGCTGGCTGCCTGGCTGTTGTAA
- a CDS encoding substrate-binding periplasmic protein: MSKNHFADVMFPFLRGLLPLVLSLFLCPVWAASPPLVLAFNTFSPWKTLDAHGQPSGPYVEIVKLLAARLDVPVQYLPCPLQRCLQAMQQGQADLVIGVRNSDDRDAYIDFLDPPYAAATPLAIYLRRVDSRKVRRYADLYPLRIGVVEGMRYQPVFDADKQLERDFAPSSLSNFRKLLAGRVDAVVINRRNGMELLHSQGWEALIREQPLQLPAQEERRLGLSRRSAWYARRGRLTAVLRGMLRDGSIARLLAVMPIAPK, translated from the coding sequence ATGAGCAAAAATCATTTTGCGGATGTCATGTTTCCTTTCCTGCGCGGGCTGTTGCCGCTGGTCCTGTCACTGTTTTTATGCCCGGTTTGGGCGGCCAGTCCACCATTGGTATTGGCATTCAATACCTTCAGCCCCTGGAAAACGCTGGATGCACACGGCCAGCCATCTGGTCCCTATGTGGAGATCGTCAAGCTGCTGGCTGCCAGGCTGGATGTCCCCGTGCAATACCTGCCCTGTCCCTTGCAACGTTGCCTGCAGGCCATGCAGCAGGGGCAGGCTGATCTGGTGATCGGCGTACGCAACAGCGATGACCGTGATGCATACATCGATTTTCTCGATCCTCCCTATGCGGCAGCCACGCCGCTGGCGATTTACCTGCGGCGTGTCGATTCGCGCAAGGTACGCCGCTATGCCGACCTCTATCCATTGCGTATTGGTGTGGTCGAGGGGATGCGCTATCAGCCTGTTTTTGATGCAGATAAACAGCTAGAGCGTGATTTTGCACCAAGTAGTCTGTCCAATTTTCGCAAGCTGCTGGCTGGGCGAGTTGATGCTGTGGTCATTAATCGGCGCAACGGCATGGAGTTGTTGCACAGCCAGGGTTGGGAAGCTCTGATTCGCGAGCAGCCACTGCAGTTGCCGGCGCAGGAAGAGCGCCGGCTCGGGCTGTCGCGTCGCTCAGCCTGGTATGCCCGGCGTGGCCGATTGACGGCGGTGCTGCGTGGCATGCTGCGTGATGGCAGCATTGCCAGATTGCTGGCCGTCATGCCCATCGCACCCAAATGA
- a CDS encoding proton-translocating transhydrogenase family protein: MVDPFIASLTVFVLAVFVGYHVVWNVTPALHTPLMAVTNAISGIIIVGAMLQVVDINGSEITLTSVLGTIGIFLASINIFGGFMVTQRMLDMFKKKKK, from the coding sequence ATGGTCGATCCCTTTATCGCCAGCCTTACCGTCTTCGTGCTGGCCGTGTTTGTCGGCTACCACGTGGTGTGGAATGTCACCCCGGCGCTGCATACCCCGCTGATGGCCGTCACCAATGCCATTTCCGGCATCATCATCGTCGGTGCCATGCTGCAGGTGGTGGACATCAATGGTTCCGAAATCACCCTCACCTCGGTGCTGGGTACCATCGGCATCTTCCTGGCCAGTATCAACATCTTCGGCGGCTTCATGGTCACCCAGCGCATGCTGGACATGTTCAAGAAGAAGAAAAAGTAA
- a CDS encoding Re/Si-specific NAD(P)(+) transhydrogenase subunit alpha: MQIAIPAERLAGEKRVAATPETVKKLIAMGHTVVVEQGAGQFAAAPDAAYAELGASIAANRAEALAQADIVLSVRALDEAGIAELKPGAVLIGQLAPYQNTTFPQLAARKVSAFAMELLPRTTRAQSMDVLSSQNNIAGYKAVLLATHYYPRFMPMLMTAAGTVKPAKVLIMGVGVAGLQAIATAKRLGAVVEATDVRPSTKEQVESLGGKFIEVPMTDEEKAASDGVYAREMSDDYKRRQAELVSKHARAADIIITTALIPGKKAPTLISADIVAAMKPGSVIIDIAAEAGGNCERTQPGEVVVTDNHVTVVGQFNLPGELAADASSLYAKNLLTFLSLMLSKEGFTLNLEDDLLAATLVTHDGQVRFPAAN; the protein is encoded by the coding sequence ATGCAGATCGCTATTCCGGCCGAAAGGCTGGCTGGTGAAAAACGCGTGGCCGCGACACCGGAAACGGTGAAAAAGCTGATCGCCATGGGTCACACCGTGGTGGTGGAGCAGGGAGCCGGGCAGTTTGCCGCTGCTCCCGACGCGGCTTATGCAGAACTGGGTGCCAGCATTGCGGCCAATCGGGCCGAGGCGCTGGCGCAGGCCGACATCGTGCTCAGCGTGCGTGCGCTGGACGAAGCCGGCATTGCCGAGCTGAAACCGGGTGCGGTGCTGATCGGCCAGCTGGCCCCGTATCAGAACACCACCTTCCCGCAACTGGCTGCGCGCAAGGTCTCGGCCTTTGCCATGGAACTGCTGCCGCGTACCACGCGGGCGCAGAGCATGGACGTGCTGTCCAGCCAGAACAATATCGCCGGTTACAAGGCGGTGCTGCTGGCCACCCATTACTATCCGCGCTTCATGCCCATGCTGATGACCGCAGCCGGCACGGTGAAGCCGGCCAAGGTGCTGATCATGGGTGTGGGTGTGGCTGGTCTGCAGGCCATTGCCACGGCCAAGCGCTTGGGTGCGGTGGTGGAAGCCACCGACGTACGGCCTTCCACCAAGGAGCAGGTGGAATCGCTGGGCGGCAAGTTCATCGAAGTACCGATGACCGATGAAGAAAAAGCAGCCAGTGATGGCGTGTACGCCAGGGAAATGTCGGACGACTACAAGCGTCGTCAGGCCGAACTGGTGAGCAAGCACGCCCGTGCGGCCGACATCATCATCACCACCGCGCTGATTCCGGGCAAGAAGGCCCCGACGCTGATCAGCGCCGACATCGTGGCCGCAATGAAGCCGGGTTCGGTCATCATCGACATCGCCGCCGAAGCCGGTGGCAACTGTGAACGCACCCAGCCGGGCGAGGTGGTGGTCACTGACAACCACGTCACCGTGGTGGGCCAGTTCAACCTGCCGGGCGAACTGGCGGCAGATGCCTCCAGCCTGTATGCCAAAAACCTGCTGACTTTCCTGTCGCTGATGCTGAGCAAGGAAGGTTTCACCCTCAATCTGGAAGACGACCTGCTGGCGGCCACCCTGGTGACCCACGACGGCCAGGTGCGTTTCCCGGCGGCCAACTAA
- the mnmE gene encoding tRNA uridine-5-carboxymethylaminomethyl(34) synthesis GTPase MnmE, producing the protein MSTLYAPVTICAIATAPGRGGVGVIRVSGRDLLPFAAALSGGKQPKPRYATYTDFYAADGQAIDNGLLLYFPGPNSFTGEDVLELQGHGGPVVLNMLLSRCLQLGARLAEPGEFSKRAFLNDKMDLAQAESVADLIDASSESAARSALKSLKGAFSNEIHVLVDELITLRMLVEATLDFPEEEIDFLKQADALGKLQTLRQRLQQVQATARQGAILREGMHVVLVGQPNVGKSSLMNALAGDDVAIVTDIAGTTRDTVREEIVIDGVPVHIIDTAGLRDTDDVVEKIGIERTWQAVERADVALVLVDSRDGVTAELEAILERIPPQLPRLFIYNKADLSGDAIGLSEQDGRSVLHLSARTHAGVDLLKARLLELIGYSGASEGVFLARERHLDAIRRAAEHMELAHTDWEMVEIFAEELRLAQNALSEITGQFTPDDLLGVIFSRFCIGK; encoded by the coding sequence ATGTCTACTCTCTACGCTCCCGTCACCATCTGTGCCATTGCCACTGCACCCGGTCGCGGTGGCGTGGGCGTCATCCGTGTGTCCGGCCGTGATCTGCTGCCTTTTGCCGCGGCACTGAGCGGCGGCAAGCAGCCCAAGCCGCGTTATGCCACCTATACCGACTTCTACGCTGCCGATGGCCAGGCCATCGACAACGGCCTGCTGCTGTACTTCCCCGGCCCCAACAGCTTTACCGGTGAAGACGTACTGGAATTGCAGGGCCACGGCGGGCCGGTGGTGCTCAACATGCTGCTGTCGCGCTGCCTGCAACTGGGCGCACGGCTGGCCGAGCCGGGCGAGTTCTCCAAACGCGCTTTCCTGAATGACAAGATGGACCTGGCCCAGGCTGAAAGCGTGGCCGACCTGATCGACGCCTCCAGTGAAAGTGCAGCCCGCAGCGCGCTCAAGTCGCTGAAGGGGGCGTTTTCCAATGAAATCCATGTGCTGGTGGATGAGCTGATCACCCTGCGCATGCTGGTGGAAGCCACGCTGGATTTCCCGGAAGAGGAAATCGATTTTCTCAAGCAGGCCGACGCGCTGGGCAAACTGCAAACCCTGCGCCAGCGCCTGCAACAGGTACAGGCCACGGCGCGGCAGGGGGCCATCCTGCGCGAGGGCATGCATGTGGTGCTGGTGGGCCAGCCCAATGTCGGCAAGTCCAGCCTGATGAATGCGCTGGCGGGGGATGATGTTGCCATCGTCACCGATATCGCCGGCACCACCCGCGACACCGTGCGCGAGGAAATCGTTATCGACGGCGTGCCGGTGCACATCATCGATACCGCCGGCCTGCGTGATACCGACGATGTGGTGGAGAAAATCGGCATCGAACGCACCTGGCAGGCGGTAGAGCGCGCCGATGTGGCGCTGGTGCTGGTGGATAGCCGCGACGGCGTCACCGCCGAGCTGGAGGCCATTCTGGAGCGCATTCCGCCGCAACTGCCGCGCCTGTTCATCTACAACAAGGCCGACCTCAGCGGCGACGCCATCGGCCTGTCTGAACAGGATGGCCGCAGCGTACTGCACCTGTCCGCCCGCACCCATGCCGGGGTCGATCTGCTGAAAGCCCGCCTGCTGGAGCTGATTGGCTACAGCGGGGCCAGCGAAGGGGTGTTCCTGGCACGCGAACGCCATCTGGACGCCATTCGCCGTGCTGCCGAACACATGGAGCTGGCGCATACAGATTGGGAAATGGTGGAAATCTTCGCCGAAGAGCTGCGATTGGCGCAGAACGCGCTATCGGAAATCACCGGCCAGTTCACCCCGGACGACTTGCTGGGCGTGATTTTTAGTCGTTTTTGCATCGGCAAGTAA
- the yidD gene encoding membrane protein insertion efficiency factor YidD has protein sequence MSRLLILLIRFYQLAISPWLAPRCRYVPTCSSYAIEAVRKHGACKGGFLAMKRIGRCHPWGGSGYDPVP, from the coding sequence ATGTCGCGCCTCCTCATCCTCCTGATCCGTTTTTATCAACTGGCCATCAGCCCCTGGCTGGCACCACGGTGCCGCTATGTGCCGACCTGTTCCAGTTACGCGATCGAGGCGGTGAGAAAGCATGGCGCCTGCAAGGGCGGCTTTCTGGCGATGAAACGCATCGGGCGCTGTCACCCCTGGGGTGGCAGTGGTTATGACCCGGTTCCCTGA